ATTTCCAGGAGTCGCACGTCTCGGCGCACGGCCTCGCCCAGCGTGGCTCTAAGACGGGATGACCACGCGGAGCAGCGAGCTTGCCGCGAAGCATGCGAGGAGACCCGCTGCCGTGGGTATCAATGCCGCCAGCGCTGTCCATTTCAGGTCACCTGTTTCCTTGTGTATGGTGAGGAGCGTCGTGCCGCAAGGGAAATGCATCAGCGAGAACAGCATGGCGCACGCCGCCGTCGCCCACGTCCACCCGTTCGCCTTGAGTATCGCCCCGAGCGCGCCGACGTCTTCCACCTTGACCATGGTCCCCGCCCCGGTGTAACTCATCAGCAGTACGGGTATCACTATCTCGTTAGCGGGTAGCCCCAGTATGAAGGCCAGCAGTATCAGGCCGTCCAGCCCCACGGCCCTGCCCAGTGGGTCGAGCCACCCTCCCATCCGGGCCATGACACTCGCGCCGCCCACGTTGAGATTCGCCAGAACCCACACGACGGCGCCCGCGGGGGCGGCGACCGTCACCGCCCGCGCCAGCACGAACACCGTCCTGTCGAGTATGGAGGCGACCAGCACCCGGCCCACCTGTGGAAGCCTGTAAGGGGGCAGTTCCATCGTGAACGACGTCGCCTCGCCCCTGAGTATCGTGCGCGCGAGGAGCCACGAGACCGCGAGCGTGGCGGCGATCCCCGCCGTGACCAGGCCAGTAACGAGCAGCGAAGCGGCGGCTCCCCCCGACAGTGCGCTCGTACCCGGTTCCACCCCCGTCAGCCATGCCGCGCACAGGGACGACAGCGCGATGAGGGTGGGGAACCGGCCGTTGCACGGCACGAAGTTGTTCGTCAGGATGGCGATCAACCTCTCGCGCGGCGACTCTATGATCCTGCACGCGATCACGCCCGCCGCGTTGCAGCCGAACCCCATGCTCATCGTGAGCGCCTGCTTGCCGTGGGCGCCTGCCCGCTCGAAGAGTGGGTCGAGGTTGAACGCCACGCGCGGCAGGTACCCCAGGTCTTCCAGCAGGGTAAAGCACGGAAAGAATATGGCCATCGGCGGCAGCATCACCGACACCACCCAGGCGAGTGACCGGTACGTGCCCAGCACGAGAACACCGTGCAGCCACCACGGGGCGTTGAGCCGTTCAAACAACGCGGTCAGGGCATCCTGGCCGCGGAACAGCACTGAGGCAAGGACGGCCGAAGGATAGTTGGCCCCGCTCAGCGTAATCCAGAACACCGCTGCCAACAGCAGGAACATCACCGGGAACCCCAGCGCTTTCGAGGTCAGCACGTTGTCGAGACCGCTGGTGACGGGATCGGGGCCCGGCCGCTCGTCCCTGACGGCGCTCCTGGCTATGACCTCGGCGCGCCTGTAGATGTCCTGGACCACGTCGTTCGTTATGTCCGCGGCGAGGGTTTGCGTTACGTGGCGCGATGCTTCGTCGAGCCTGGCAACATCGTCGGGGAGGCCCCCGCGGTTCAACGGGCGCACCTCCCGCGGGCGCCGTTCCGGAGGAAGCGCAGGACTGCGGCCCGGGCAGGCCCGTCGGAATCGAGGAGCCGCACGGCCAGCCACCTGGCGGTCCTGTTGTCGAACCCGAGGTCCACTATGGCCGGGGCCAGGAGGCCGATCGCGCGGGACACCCTCTCTGAGTACGGTACCGGCGGCGGCTGGGGAACGCGGGCGCCGGTGGCCACGTCGTGCACGGTTTTCTTGAGTCGCCCGAGGCCCAGGCCCGACCGGGCGGCGGCGGGGACCACCGGCACACCGAGATCGCGGGACAGTAAATCGGTGTTCACCTGTATTCCTTTCTTTAGCGCCTCGTCCACGAGGTTCACGCACACGACCACGCGCGGCGTCATTTCGATTATCTGGAGCGCCAGGTTGAGATTCCGCTCGAGGCACGTTGCGTCGGTCACGACAACGGTGACGTCCGGCCTCCCGGCGATCAGGAACTCCGTTGCGACCTCCTCTTCGACGGAGCTGGTGAGCAACGAATAGGTGCCCGGCAGGTCGACCACGACGAATTTCGCGCTATCGAACGTGTAATACCCGCGCGCGGTCACCACTGTTTTCCCGGGCCAGTTCCCGGTGTGCTGCCTGCGTCCCGTGAGCGCGTTGAATACGGTGCTCTTTCCGGTGTTGGGATTGCCGGCCAGCGCCACCACGAACCTCCCATCGCGGGCCTCCTCCGGAGGGGCCTCGAACCGGTTCACCGGCGACCCGCAGGAATGGACTGTCAGACCCATTGCGCATCTCCTCCGGTATCTGTGCTGGTCATAACGAGGATGGTGGAGGCGTCCGCCGGGCGAAGTGCAATCACTGTTCCCCTCACGAGGAACGCTGTCGGACTGCCCAGCGGGGCCCTGCGAACGGCCTTCACGGTGGCCCCCGGGGTGAACCCGAGGTCCAGCAGTCTCCTCCTGAGCGCCCCTGCGCCCCGGACCTCGACCACCCGTCCTTCGAGGCCCACCTCAAGCGTGGACAACGGGGCGATCACGTTGAGGGTCACCCCTTCTTGCGGAGTGTTAGCCGAGGCTAACATCAATCCAGATTATGACGATTTGCTGGGAAGGGTTACACGCATATGTCCTGATGGGCGAGCCTGGTGAAGCGGGAGGGCCGGCGGTCTGTCGGGGGTGTCATGTGCGGGCATAACATGTCAGCCGGGTCACGGCGTACGCGAGAAATAAAAAGAGCAGGACACAGACCCGGGCGCGGCCGCCTGCCACCTGTACACGCGCCCGTATTGCCAGATATATTACACGCTCACCTGCACTAACGGCTTTGCGTAGACCTCTTCCACCTTCGGGCTGATGTAGTTCAACAGGAAGTACTTGCACTCGGTGCAGGACTCGTCCCTATGCATCCTGCAGAAGCAAAAAGATTCGCCTTCTACCCAGTTCACGCAGCCAGGACTCATCGTTGGCCACCTCCGTGGTGCATATCTATGCGCTATTATTGCATGTTATTCATCCGAAGTCAATACGTATCCGCTAACGAAACCGAGGCCGGTAGCATTGACAGTACGGTGCGGAACCTACCCTATGATCCTTGTTATAGCACGGTGAACCTCCGTTGAATCCGGCGCAAGCAGCATCGACTTCAGTATCTCCTCCTCTTGGACAATCTCGACCAACTGGGAGAGTGCATGGACCTGCGATTCCCGGTCTGCAATCGCCAGGAGAAAGACGATCCGCACGTCGACTGTATCATCGGGGTTCCCCATCACGCGAAAGGAGACTGGGGTTACCAGCGTAGCGATGGCTACAGCCGACCGGTACACGTGTTCAGCGCCGGTATGTGGCAAAGCTACCTTTGTACCGCTGGTGGGCAGCCCGGTGGGGAAGCCCAGTTCGCGATCCTTGACAGCGGAGCGAAAACCGGGCTTGACAACCCCGTCCCGTTCCAGGAGTTCGCTGAGGGCGTCAATGGCTTCGTTCTGGTCTGAAACTGACAACTGAGCGCGAATCCACTCGGGACGAACGAGGTCACGGATGTTCAAACAGGTCTCCTCCCCGGTGTTGCCGCGTGATAGGTGGACAAAATCCTCTCCGCCTCCTCGTCCAGCAGCGCCGTGACTGTTCCTCCACAAGAACGGACGGTGGGGCGCCGGTCGCCCTCCACGACTGAGCCCTCCGCGTTCACTACTACCACATCGGCTGGTGTCATCGCGTCATAGGACAGGCTGGTGGGCGTGACAGCGATCAGGCGGGTTTCAGGGTCGCGTACAGAAATGTTGCCGGACGTCAGCTTGACCAGGCCAGTTTGCGACATCAACCGGCAGTAACTGACGACTTCACGGCGCAGTTCTTGCAGCAGCATCGATATTCACCTTTCACCTGGTTATGGGGGTGACTGTCATGGCACTAAAGCCACCTTAATCGCCTGCTGTGTCCGGTGCATCTCCAAAGCGTCCACCACCCTGGACAGCGGCATGGTGGCCGACACCAACGGTTCGACCGGGATCTGTCCCCCGGTGATCAGATCGAATGCAACCCTGACATGCAACGGGGTCGTGTGGAAGAGCCCCCGGATAGTGAGCTGCGAATAATGTAACATCTTGGTATCAACGCTGATGTGGGTACCCGGTTTGCAGCCGCCGAACAGGGTTACCTGCCCGCCCTTGCGAACCAGTCTCAGCGCCTGTTCCCACATCTCGGGTAGTCCGACGGCCTCGATGACTGCGTCTGCCCCACGCCCTCCTGGGGTCAGCCCGCGAATCGCTCCAACGGGGTCAGGCTCCCCCTGGGGGTTCAGCGTTTCGGCGGCACCCATGATTTTGGCCGTTTCCAGTCGCTCAGCAGATAGATCTACCTGGATCACGTGGGCGCCCCGGCGGGCGGCCAGGGCTCCCAGCATCAGACCGATGGGGCCGGCGCCCAGCACCACTACCACGTCGCCAAGCTGGATGGGCGTCTCGGCAGCTCCGTACACCGCGCAAGCCAGTGGCTCCACAAGAGCGGCGTACCTGGGATCCATCTTCTCTGGGACCGGGAACATGTTCTGGCGGACGATACGGGCTGGGACGAGGACATATTCGGCGAACGCGCCGATCATGTAGACAGGGTCGTCACACATACTCGGCTGACCCGCTTTGCAATAGTAGCATGAGCCACACGGGGCCGAGTTGTGGGGAACCACCATTTCTCCAACGGCAAATGCGGATACGCCCTCGCCTGCTGCCACTACCTCACCGGCGACCTCGTGTCCGAACAGCTGGGGCGGGCGATAGAGTGGATGTCCTCTTACCCACGTCTTTACGTCGGTGCCACACGTCAGGGCCGCGCGGGTCCGGATCAATACCTCACCGGGTCCCGGGCGCGGGGTTGGGGTCTCCTCCACACGAACATCACCGGGACCGTAGTAAACGGCAGCGATCATTTTCACACCAGCTTTCTTGAAGTGGCTGTGCGAGATCCGGCTGCAGGAGCACCTTAACACCGGCTCGCCGGCGCACGACGTCGTAGGCAGCCTCCCACTGTTCCAGGGGAAAGCGATGCGTGATCAACGGTTCGAGAGCCACGTGGCCCGCGGTTACAAGCGCCATGGCTGATTGCCATGAACCGGGGGTGCTACTCAGC
This DNA window, taken from Bacillota bacterium, encodes the following:
- a CDS encoding class II aldolase/adducin family protein, with protein sequence MLLQELRREVVSYCRLMSQTGLVKLTSGNISVRDPETRLIAVTPTSLSYDAMTPADVVVVNAEGSVVEGDRRPTVRSCGGTVTALLDEEAERILSTYHAATPGRRPV
- a CDS encoding zinc-binding dehydrogenase, whose product is MIAAVYYGPGDVRVEETPTPRPGPGEVLIRTRAALTCGTDVKTWVRGHPLYRPPQLFGHEVAGEVVAAGEGVSAFAVGEMVVPHNSAPCGSCYYCKAGQPSMCDDPVYMIGAFAEYVLVPARIVRQNMFPVPEKMDPRYAALVEPLACAVYGAAETPIQLGDVVVVLGAGPIGLMLGALAARRGAHVIQVDLSAERLETAKIMGAAETLNPQGEPDPVGAIRGLTPGGRGADAVIEAVGLPEMWEQALRLVRKGGQVTLFGGCKPGTHISVDTKMLHYSQLTIRGLFHTTPLHVRVAFDLITGGQIPVEPLVSATMPLSRVVDALEMHRTQQAIKVALVP
- a CDS encoding ferrous iron transport protein A, with the translated sequence MLASANTPQEGVTLNVIAPLSTLEVGLEGRVVEVRGAGALRRRLLDLGFTPGATVKAVRRAPLGSPTAFLVRGTVIALRPADASTILVMTSTDTGGDAQWV
- a CDS encoding ferrous iron transporter B; this translates as MNRGGLPDDVARLDEASRHVTQTLAADITNDVVQDIYRRAEVIARSAVRDERPGPDPVTSGLDNVLTSKALGFPVMFLLLAAVFWITLSGANYPSAVLASVLFRGQDALTALFERLNAPWWLHGVLVLGTYRSLAWVVSVMLPPMAIFFPCFTLLEDLGYLPRVAFNLDPLFERAGAHGKQALTMSMGFGCNAAGVIACRIIESPRERLIAILTNNFVPCNGRFPTLIALSSLCAAWLTGVEPGTSALSGGAAASLLVTGLVTAGIAATLAVSWLLARTILRGEATSFTMELPPYRLPQVGRVLVASILDRTVFVLARAVTVAAPAGAVVWVLANLNVGGASVMARMGGWLDPLGRAVGLDGLILLAFILGLPANEIVIPVLLMSYTGAGTMVKVEDVGALGAILKANGWTWATAACAMLFSLMHFPCGTTLLTIHKETGDLKWTALAALIPTAAGLLACFAASSLLRVVIPS
- a CDS encoding PTS sugar transporter subunit IIA, with protein sequence MNIRDLVRPEWIRAQLSVSDQNEAIDALSELLERDGVVKPGFRSAVKDRELGFPTGLPTSGTKVALPHTGAEHVYRSAVAIATLVTPVSFRVMGNPDDTVDVRIVFLLAIADRESQVHALSQLVEIVQEEEILKSMLLAPDSTEVHRAITRIIG
- a CDS encoding iron transporter FeoB, whose translation is MGLTVHSCGSPVNRFEAPPEEARDGRFVVALAGNPNTGKSTVFNALTGRRQHTGNWPGKTVVTARGYYTFDSAKFVVVDLPGTYSLLTSSVEEEVATEFLIAGRPDVTVVVTDATCLERNLNLALQIIEMTPRVVVCVNLVDEALKKGIQVNTDLLSRDLGVPVVPAAARSGLGLGRLKKTVHDVATGARVPQPPPVPYSERVSRAIGLLAPAIVDLGFDNRTARWLAVRLLDSDGPARAAVLRFLRNGARGRCAR